A window of the Xanthocytophaga agilis genome harbors these coding sequences:
- a CDS encoding branched-chain amino acid aminotransferase translates to MVDTLAFPIEKTTQSRLSQVDFTNLGFGKYYSDHMFIVEYAEGKWHSPRIIPYGDLSLSPATSALHYGQAVFEGLKAYKNAEGEVLIFRPDANAQRLNASAERLAMPALPEDIFINGLQQLLTLDKDWVPAAAGHSLYIRPFMFATDAYTGVRPSETYYFIIFTCPVGVYYNKPVRVKVETEFTRAAKGGTGAAKAAGNYAASLLPATLAQKAGYDQLLWTDAKTHEYFEESGTMNVMFVIDGKLITPATSDSILKGITRDSVLKVAQKLGIPTEERAVSVKEVIDAAKNGTLQEAFGVGTAATIAPIAVIGHEGTDYTLPAVENRTIAPRIQTALDDIKTGKAADPFGWILKV, encoded by the coding sequence ATGGTTGACACGCTCGCATTTCCTATAGAAAAGACAACACAATCCAGGTTGTCACAGGTAGATTTTACCAATCTTGGTTTTGGTAAGTACTATTCCGATCATATGTTTATTGTGGAGTATGCAGAGGGAAAATGGCATAGCCCACGAATTATTCCTTATGGTGATCTAAGTCTTAGCCCTGCAACATCTGCTCTGCATTATGGGCAAGCTGTCTTTGAAGGACTCAAAGCCTATAAAAATGCAGAGGGAGAAGTCCTTATTTTCCGTCCGGATGCTAATGCACAACGGTTAAATGCATCTGCAGAACGTCTGGCTATGCCAGCACTTCCTGAAGATATTTTTATCAATGGTCTGCAGCAACTGTTGACACTTGATAAAGATTGGGTTCCGGCAGCAGCAGGACACTCTCTATATATTCGTCCATTTATGTTTGCTACTGACGCCTATACAGGTGTTCGTCCTTCTGAAACATATTACTTTATTATATTTACCTGCCCTGTAGGAGTATATTACAATAAGCCTGTTCGTGTAAAAGTAGAAACAGAATTTACCCGCGCAGCTAAGGGAGGTACAGGGGCAGCAAAAGCAGCGGGTAACTATGCAGCTTCTTTGCTACCGGCAACTCTGGCACAGAAAGCAGGCTATGATCAGCTTTTGTGGACAGATGCCAAAACGCACGAATACTTTGAAGAATCAGGAACGATGAACGTTATGTTTGTGATTGATGGCAAACTGATCACTCCAGCAACGTCTGACTCTATTCTGAAAGGCATTACACGTGACAGCGTATTAAAGGTAGCTCAAAAGTTAGGTATCCCTACGGAAGAGCGGGCAGTAAGTGTGAAAGAAGTTATTGACGCCGCGAAAAACGGAACGCTACAAGAAGCATTTGGTGTAGGAACAGCGGCAACTATCGCACCTATTGCAGTGATTGGGCATGAAGGAACTGACTATACGTTGCCAGCAGTAGAAAACAGAACAATTGCTCCTCGCATTCAAACTGCATTGGATGATATTAAAACCGGAAAAGCAGCAGATCCATTCGGATGGATTCTGAAAGTCTGA
- the gcvP gene encoding aminomethyl-transferring glycine dehydrogenase, translating into MKINLRHSEAFASRHIGPDDVQKAEMLKTIGVGSVEELISQTVPASIRLPKPLQLPDPQSEYQFLQDFKKLAQKNQINKSYIGLGYYNTITPPVVLRNILENPGWYTAYTPYQAEIAQGRLEALLNFQTVVVDLTGMEIANASLLDEATAAAESLHMLYSMRKGSRKNAKTFVVSTDVFPQTIDLLITRAEPLGISIVVVDYTAIDLSNPDIFGVLVQYPAANGSVSDYTSFIAAAHELDIFVTVAADLLSLTLLTPPGEMGADVVVGSAQRFGVPMGYGGPHAGFFATREEYKRQIPGRIIGVSVDAQGNRALRMALQTREQHIRREKATSNICTAQVLLSVMASSYAVYHGSEGLRQIAERTHGLTQLLAKGLAKIGITITNEHYFDTISFTSPQQSNIRKVAEAHHINLRYSANNQISISLDETTTVSDVQTLISVLAEGTGATNHIDLSPIADSIVLQYPEKLTRKSAYLTHPVFNTHHSEHEMLRYLKYLENKDLSLTHSMISLGSCTMKLNATTEMIPVTWPEFGNLHPFAPVNQTEGYQELFKNLNDWLCAVTGFTAMSLQPNSGAQGEYAGLLVIRAYHLSRGDDHRDVALIPASAHGTNPASAVMAGMKVVVVKTDEKGYIDFADLKAKAEQYKDTLSTLMVTYPSTHGVYEENIREICDLIHQYGGQVYMDGANMNAQVGLTSPATIGADVCHLNLHKTFCIPHGGGGPGMGPIGVAAHLVPFLPGHAVVPVGGEKAIHAVSAAPWGSASILPISYAYIAMMGGKGLTDATSAAILNANYIKARLEKHYPILYTNINGRCAHEFILDCRAFKNVGIEVEDIAKRLMDYGFHAPTVSFPVAGTLMIEPTESEPKEELDRFCDAMIAIREEIKEVEEGKADKQNNVLKHAPHTASVVLVENWDRPYSREKAVYPLPYVKAAKFWPSVSRIDSAYGDRNLVCACEPIESYLDETEKQAAL; encoded by the coding sequence ATGAAAATCAATTTGCGCCATTCTGAAGCTTTTGCTTCCCGGCACATCGGGCCAGACGATGTTCAAAAAGCAGAAATGTTAAAAACCATTGGAGTAGGCTCCGTAGAAGAACTTATTTCACAGACCGTTCCTGCCTCTATTCGTCTGCCTAAACCACTCCAGCTACCTGACCCTCAATCTGAATATCAGTTTTTGCAGGACTTTAAAAAATTAGCACAAAAGAACCAGATTAATAAGTCCTATATAGGTTTAGGCTATTACAATACCATCACTCCTCCAGTTGTGCTTCGTAATATTCTGGAGAATCCAGGCTGGTATACAGCCTATACTCCTTATCAGGCAGAGATAGCACAAGGTCGTCTGGAAGCACTGTTAAACTTTCAGACAGTAGTTGTAGATCTTACAGGCATGGAAATTGCTAATGCATCCCTTCTGGATGAGGCAACAGCCGCAGCGGAATCCTTACATATGTTATACAGCATGCGTAAAGGCAGCCGTAAGAATGCAAAGACATTTGTAGTATCGACAGATGTTTTTCCACAAACAATAGATCTGTTGATTACCAGAGCTGAACCATTAGGTATCTCAATAGTGGTAGTAGACTATACAGCAATTGATCTGTCTAACCCTGATATTTTTGGCGTATTAGTACAATATCCGGCAGCCAATGGTTCTGTGTCTGATTACACAAGCTTTATTGCAGCAGCTCACGAACTGGATATTTTTGTTACTGTTGCGGCAGATTTGCTTTCGCTGACATTGTTAACACCTCCAGGAGAAATGGGAGCTGATGTTGTAGTAGGCTCTGCACAACGCTTTGGCGTCCCTATGGGTTATGGAGGACCTCATGCTGGATTCTTTGCAACTCGTGAAGAATATAAAAGACAAATTCCAGGTCGGATTATTGGAGTATCTGTTGATGCCCAAGGAAATCGCGCCTTACGGATGGCGCTGCAGACACGGGAACAGCATATTCGTCGTGAAAAAGCAACTTCCAATATCTGTACTGCTCAGGTGTTATTATCAGTAATGGCAAGTAGTTATGCAGTTTATCATGGATCTGAAGGTCTTCGCCAAATTGCAGAACGTACCCATGGTTTAACTCAATTGTTAGCAAAAGGGCTTGCTAAAATCGGTATCACGATCACTAATGAACATTACTTCGATACTATTTCCTTCACTAGTCCTCAGCAAAGCAACATACGTAAGGTAGCAGAAGCACACCATATCAACCTTCGTTACAGTGCGAACAATCAAATTTCTATATCTCTTGATGAAACTACCACAGTTTCTGATGTGCAAACACTTATATCTGTCCTGGCAGAAGGTACTGGTGCAACCAACCATATTGACCTCTCGCCTATTGCAGATTCAATCGTTTTGCAATATCCTGAGAAATTAACCCGCAAATCGGCATATCTGACACATCCTGTTTTCAATACTCATCATTCTGAGCATGAGATGTTACGGTATTTGAAATATCTGGAGAATAAAGATTTATCTCTTACTCACTCCATGATTTCGCTGGGTAGCTGCACAATGAAACTAAATGCTACTACAGAAATGATCCCTGTAACATGGCCTGAGTTTGGAAATCTACATCCATTTGCGCCTGTTAATCAAACAGAAGGATATCAGGAATTATTCAAAAACCTTAATGACTGGCTGTGTGCAGTAACAGGATTTACAGCAATGTCCTTGCAACCAAACTCTGGTGCTCAGGGAGAATACGCAGGTTTATTGGTTATTCGTGCCTATCACTTGAGCCGTGGGGATGATCACAGAGATGTAGCCCTAATCCCTGCATCTGCCCATGGAACCAACCCGGCAAGTGCGGTAATGGCAGGAATGAAGGTAGTGGTAGTGAAGACTGATGAGAAAGGATATATTGATTTTGCAGACCTTAAAGCCAAAGCAGAACAATACAAAGACACATTATCAACTCTGATGGTGACGTACCCGTCTACTCATGGGGTGTATGAAGAAAACATTCGTGAAATCTGCGATCTGATTCATCAATATGGTGGACAGGTTTATATGGATGGTGCGAATATGAATGCACAGGTAGGTCTGACAAGTCCGGCAACTATTGGTGCAGATGTATGCCATCTGAATCTGCATAAAACATTCTGTATTCCACATGGTGGTGGTGGTCCTGGTATGGGTCCTATTGGAGTTGCAGCTCACTTGGTTCCATTCCTTCCAGGACATGCAGTTGTACCTGTTGGTGGGGAAAAAGCCATTCATGCCGTATCTGCAGCACCATGGGGTAGTGCGTCCATTCTGCCTATTTCATATGCATATATTGCTATGATGGGAGGAAAAGGGCTTACAGACGCAACAAGTGCAGCCATTCTGAATGCTAATTATATCAAAGCTCGTCTGGAAAAGCATTATCCTATTTTATATACCAACATCAATGGACGCTGTGCCCATGAGTTTATTCTTGATTGCAGAGCCTTCAAAAATGTCGGTATTGAGGTGGAAGATATTGCCAAACGATTGATGGATTATGGCTTCCATGCTCCTACAGTTTCTTTCCCTGTTGCCGGAACACTGATGATTGAACCTACAGAAAGCGAGCCTAAAGAAGAACTAGACCGCTTCTGTGATGCCATGATAGCCATTCGGGAAGAGATTAAAGAGGTGGAAGAAGGAAAAGCAGACAAGCAAAATAATGTACTGAAACATGCTCCACACACGGCAAGTGTTGTATTGGTAGAAAATTGGGATCGTCCATATAGCCGTGAAAAAGCTGTATATCCTCTGCCTTACGTAAAAGCTGCCAAATTCTGGCCATCTGTAAGCCGTATTGATAGTGCCTATGGCGACCGGAATTTAGTTTGTGCCTGTGAGCCTATTGAAAGCTATCTGGATGAAACAGAAAAGCAAGCTGCTTTATAA
- a CDS encoding tetratricopeptide repeat protein, giving the protein MKYIVSFLAILSFFSCNSTRKATSPINQYYTNNVVINEQKDVTISKSSGGKLIFEGSNNLIEVIQKNVTFFDQCHDVIIIQGNNNSIKLYNTNIVDLRGKGSDTCIIVGNHQKYIVDFANAILIQSKHIKTDTIKLSEPLFKIGEYSNDFRENADRVVTLKYFNEPVSIKYAFDYFTAEIKSGNIQFYYELAELYLYGIGTEISTAKAINLYEYAAVKNHVLSIRQLGDIYANGTFDYPKNLKLAVYYYKVGSQLGDTYCKDMLSNK; this is encoded by the coding sequence ATGAAATATATTGTTTCCTTTCTAGCAATCTTATCATTCTTCTCTTGCAATTCCACAAGAAAAGCTACTTCCCCTATTAACCAATATTATACGAATAATGTGGTTATAAATGAACAGAAGGATGTAACAATAAGTAAATCGTCAGGGGGCAAACTTATATTTGAAGGATCCAATAATCTGATTGAGGTAATTCAAAAAAATGTGACATTCTTTGATCAGTGCCATGATGTCATTATTATTCAAGGAAACAATAATAGCATAAAGTTATATAATACCAATATAGTGGACCTCAGAGGAAAAGGATCTGACACATGCATCATTGTGGGCAATCATCAAAAGTATATTGTAGACTTTGCTAATGCCATTCTTATTCAATCTAAACACATAAAGACAGATACTATAAAACTCAGTGAGCCGCTTTTTAAAATTGGAGAGTATAGTAATGACTTTCGGGAAAATGCAGACAGAGTTGTCACACTCAAGTATTTTAACGAACCTGTAAGCATTAAATACGCTTTTGACTACTTCACAGCTGAAATCAAATCGGGAAATATTCAGTTTTATTATGAATTAGCAGAGCTTTATTTGTATGGAATTGGCACAGAGATATCTACTGCCAAAGCAATAAATCTATATGAATATGCAGCCGTAAAAAATCATGTTCTTTCCATCCGTCAGCTTGGAGATATATATGCGAATGGTACATTTGATTATCCCAAAAACTTAAAGCTAGCCGTTTATTATTATAAAGTTGGTAGTCAGCTTGGCGATACATATTGTAAGGATATGTTATCCAATAAATAA
- a CDS encoding ATP-binding cassette domain-containing protein, whose amino-acid sequence MEYSKNECILKIDNVSLTLDNKIILQNVNAEIKNIVRPGMTQGQVVGFLGPSGVGKTKLFEIMAGLLKPTSGEVYVGEAQKLVAPGRMGVVQQNYPLFHHRTVMGNLEIAAKKTISDPQKRKDKIFEMLDRFHLRQHTNMYPAQLSGGQKQRIAIAQQLLCSDNFLLMDEPFSGLDINMVDEVSEMICEISNAHEHNTIIIVSHDIVSTAAISDTLWIMGRDRDAQNNIIPGAKIKHTFDLIERGLAWQPDIKKIPAFNDLINEVRDLFLYL is encoded by the coding sequence ATGGAATACTCTAAGAATGAATGCATTTTAAAAATAGATAATGTAAGTCTTACACTGGATAATAAAATAATTCTCCAGAATGTAAATGCTGAAATTAAAAACATTGTTCGTCCCGGTATGACACAGGGACAAGTAGTAGGCTTTCTAGGACCTTCAGGTGTAGGAAAGACAAAATTGTTTGAAATTATGGCAGGTTTGCTGAAACCTACTTCTGGCGAAGTATATGTTGGGGAAGCTCAAAAGCTGGTAGCTCCTGGCCGGATGGGAGTTGTGCAGCAAAACTATCCTCTCTTTCATCACAGAACAGTGATGGGCAATCTGGAGATTGCCGCAAAGAAAACTATTTCAGATCCACAAAAACGAAAAGATAAGATTTTTGAGATGCTGGATCGGTTTCATCTCAGACAGCATACAAATATGTATCCGGCTCAGTTATCAGGTGGACAGAAGCAACGTATAGCTATTGCTCAGCAATTGTTGTGCTCAGATAACTTCTTACTGATGGATGAGCCATTCTCAGGATTGGACATCAATATGGTGGATGAAGTGAGTGAGATGATTTGTGAGATATCCAACGCACATGAGCATAATACCATTATTATTGTATCACATGACATTGTTTCAACCGCTGCTATATCTGATACACTCTGGATTATGGGGAGAGACAGAGATGCCCAGAATAACATTATTCCCGGAGCAAAGATCAAACATACATTTGACTTGATTGAACGTGGACTGGCATGGCAGCCTGATATCAAGAAAATACCTGCCTTTAATGATTTAATTAATGAGGTAAGAGATCTTTTCTTGTATTTGTAA
- a CDS encoding M28 family peptidase — MKKIIILTTFFMSIMKPVAAQKSNTDKSVEYANTITATDLAKHLKILASDSLQGRETGEQGQKMAADYIAEQFFNDHLKPVMKHDGEDSYFQHFDLVRKSWGEVYIETGTKRREFLKDFYLLGALSIPQEKNVEVVFGGYGIESEKYSDYKNINVTNKAVLILSGEPKSKKGKSLVTDSDKPSEWASDWRKKVTLARQKGAAYVLVIQPDEMKVGTFIANYRGYLTNPRLILKYKDTPTQGDGTIFVSKEMAVEILGVSEKALAKWQRKIARKKTPKSFAIANVALKFENKEQIVQSENVLGLVEGTDKKDEIVIVTAHYDHVGIINGEIHNGADDDGSGTVAVLEIAQAFAEAKRNGDGPRRSMLFMTVAGEEKGLLGSEYYTDHAALPLQNTVCDLNIDMIGRIDEAHTGNPDYVYLIGSDKLSSKLHAISEEMNQKYSKLALDYKYNDPSDPNRFYYRSDHYNFARYKVPVIFYFNGTHEDYHRPTDDIEKINFAKIEKIARLVFHTAWEVANREERIKVDSNKK; from the coding sequence ATGAAGAAAATTATTATTCTAACAACTTTCTTCATGAGTATCATGAAGCCAGTTGCTGCTCAAAAAAGTAATACAGATAAATCAGTAGAATACGCAAATACCATTACAGCTACTGATCTGGCTAAACACCTAAAGATTCTGGCTTCTGATAGTCTTCAGGGGCGCGAGACTGGAGAGCAAGGGCAAAAGATGGCAGCAGATTATATTGCAGAGCAATTTTTTAATGACCATTTGAAACCAGTAATGAAGCATGATGGTGAAGATAGTTATTTTCAGCATTTTGATCTGGTAAGAAAAAGTTGGGGTGAGGTATATATAGAAACAGGTACTAAGAGAAGAGAGTTTTTAAAAGATTTCTACTTACTTGGAGCATTATCTATTCCACAGGAAAAAAATGTAGAAGTAGTTTTTGGTGGTTATGGCATTGAATCTGAAAAATATTCGGATTACAAGAATATAAATGTCACAAATAAGGCCGTTCTAATCTTGAGTGGTGAACCTAAAAGTAAGAAAGGAAAGAGCTTAGTGACTGATAGCGATAAACCATCAGAGTGGGCTAGTGACTGGAGAAAGAAAGTAACGCTGGCAAGACAAAAAGGTGCTGCATATGTACTGGTAATACAACCTGATGAAATGAAGGTAGGTACATTCATTGCGAACTACAGAGGTTATCTGACCAATCCCCGTTTAATTCTGAAATATAAAGATACTCCTACACAAGGTGACGGAACTATATTTGTATCCAAAGAGATGGCAGTAGAGATATTGGGAGTTTCTGAGAAAGCATTGGCAAAGTGGCAACGTAAGATAGCCAGAAAGAAAACCCCTAAGTCGTTCGCCATTGCTAATGTTGCCCTGAAGTTTGAAAATAAAGAGCAGATTGTTCAGTCAGAAAACGTATTGGGTTTAGTAGAAGGGACAGATAAGAAAGACGAAATTGTTATTGTCACCGCTCACTATGACCATGTGGGTATTATTAATGGCGAGATTCATAACGGCGCAGATGATGATGGTAGTGGTACTGTGGCGGTGCTGGAAATAGCTCAGGCTTTTGCTGAGGCGAAGCGTAATGGAGATGGCCCTCGCCGGTCCATGTTATTTATGACTGTTGCCGGAGAAGAAAAAGGATTATTAGGTTCTGAGTACTATACAGATCATGCTGCACTTCCTTTGCAAAATACAGTGTGTGATTTGAATATAGACATGATTGGGCGAATTGATGAAGCACATACTGGAAATCCTGATTATGTATATCTGATCGGTTCTGATAAGCTTTCAAGTAAACTTCATGCTATAAGTGAAGAGATGAACCAAAAATACAGCAAGCTTGCTCTTGATTATAAGTACAATGATCCTTCTGATCCTAATCGATTTTACTATCGTTCAGACCATTATAACTTTGCTAGATACAAAGTCCCTGTAATTTTTTATTTCAATGGTACTCATGAAGATTACCATAGGCCAACAGATGACATTGAGAAAATTAATTTTGCAAAGATAGAAAAGATTGCCCGACTCGTTTTTCATACCGCATGGGAGGTTGCCAATCGTGAAGAGCGCATTAAAGTAGATAGTAACAAAAAATAA
- a CDS encoding phosphate ABC transporter substrate-binding/OmpA family protein, producing the protein MKRLTPLGRITIVALILAGLWGLKWLIMDSGYVMTKQLTTSQDVGKVDLPTAPKNASSTVQAMSLPGEKPANLNSPQVRWLMWAWNAQMGAILANGGSETTEGSIMAKKGVNLKITRQDDVPQMQASLIKFANEYKSNPSTPEGAHFVTIMGDGAAAFLSGVNPELEKIGPDYRAQIIYTCGKSLGEDKFMGLPSWRDNPQSAKGGLTAAVLRDGDWNIVVKWCGDNGIRVNPDETTYDPDAMNFVAADNYLDAAEKYIAGYSEDREVVQNGKRTGEKKRVSVNGVATWTPGDVNIAEKKGGLVSIVSTKEYRSQMPCVLIGIKKYMEDNRPTVEKMIEGIAEGGDQVKSYSAALDKAGELSAKVYNEADKAYWVKYYKGTQSADKQGLVVDLGGSAVHNLGDNAEIFGLNPGSTNVVKIVYDLFGGVASKLYPKLMPSYPKSDDVIEVSYLKDVIAKAGSNVSAAETVAFTNDANIKEKVSEKSWSIEFESGKASFTPQTEKTLNELFNDLVVANNLRVEIHGHTDNTGDPSKNMNLSEERAFAVKQWMEQKSPNNFPQGRVQVFAHGQTQPIVPNNSPENKAKNRRVTIVMGK; encoded by the coding sequence ATGAAACGCTTAACACCTCTAGGTAGAATTACCATTGTTGCCCTAATTCTGGCTGGTCTTTGGGGCCTTAAATGGCTTATCATGGATAGTGGCTATGTAATGACAAAACAACTAACAACCTCTCAGGATGTTGGTAAAGTTGATTTGCCAACGGCTCCTAAAAACGCCTCCAGTACTGTGCAAGCAATGTCTCTACCCGGAGAAAAACCTGCTAATCTAAACTCACCACAAGTACGCTGGCTCATGTGGGCATGGAATGCACAGATGGGAGCTATTCTGGCAAATGGAGGTTCTGAGACCACAGAAGGGTCTATTATGGCTAAAAAAGGAGTAAACCTGAAAATTACTCGTCAGGATGATGTTCCCCAAATGCAGGCGTCGTTGATCAAATTTGCCAATGAATATAAAAGCAATCCGAGTACTCCAGAAGGAGCACACTTTGTAACTATTATGGGGGATGGGGCAGCGGCGTTCTTGTCCGGAGTGAATCCCGAGCTGGAAAAGATAGGTCCTGATTACCGTGCCCAGATTATATATACTTGTGGAAAATCGCTGGGTGAAGACAAGTTTATGGGTCTTCCTTCCTGGAGAGATAATCCTCAATCTGCTAAAGGCGGATTAACGGCTGCTGTACTTCGTGATGGTGACTGGAATATTGTAGTAAAATGGTGTGGGGACAATGGCATTCGTGTCAATCCGGATGAAACTACTTATGATCCGGACGCTATGAACTTTGTGGCAGCCGATAACTACTTGGATGCCGCTGAAAAATACATTGCAGGCTACTCAGAAGATCGTGAAGTAGTCCAGAATGGCAAACGCACCGGAGAAAAGAAACGTGTATCTGTCAATGGGGTAGCAACCTGGACTCCTGGTGATGTAAATATTGCTGAGAAAAAAGGTGGTCTGGTTTCGATTGTATCTACTAAAGAGTATCGTAGCCAAATGCCTTGTGTATTGATTGGTATTAAGAAATATATGGAAGATAATCGCCCAACAGTAGAAAAAATGATCGAAGGGATTGCAGAAGGTGGAGATCAGGTAAAGTCTTACTCTGCGGCATTGGATAAAGCGGGGGAACTATCTGCTAAGGTATATAATGAAGCCGATAAGGCGTATTGGGTAAAATATTATAAAGGTACACAGTCTGCAGATAAGCAGGGTTTGGTGGTAGACCTGGGTGGATCTGCAGTACATAACCTGGGTGATAATGCAGAAATCTTCGGATTAAACCCTGGAAGTACCAATGTGGTGAAGATTGTATATGATTTGTTTGGAGGGGTAGCATCTAAACTTTATCCAAAGTTAATGCCTTCTTATCCTAAATCTGATGATGTAATAGAAGTAAGCTATCTGAAAGATGTTATTGCTAAAGCTGGAAGCAATGTTTCTGCTGCTGAAACAGTGGCATTCACGAATGATGCAAATATTAAAGAGAAAGTATCAGAGAAGTCATGGAGTATTGAGTTTGAGAGTGGAAAGGCCTCCTTTACTCCTCAGACTGAAAAAACATTAAATGAATTGTTTAATGATCTGGTTGTAGCTAACAATTTGCGGGTAGAAATTCATGGGCATACAGATAACACTGGCGATCCTAGTAAGAATATGAATCTGTCTGAAGAACGTGCCTTTGCTGTAAAACAGTGGATGGAACAAAAATCTCCTAATAACTTCCCACAAGGACGTGTACAGGTTTTTGCACATGGGCAGACTCAACCCATAGTACCCAACAACTCGCCTGAGAACAAAGCCAAAAACCGCCGTGTGACTATTGTCATGGGTAAATAA